In Bosea vestrisii, the following are encoded in one genomic region:
- a CDS encoding carbohydrate ABC transporter permease yields the protein MSGPSQAEQPAPSLAAYLGTLVVLLVLALAMTPVLWAVLSAFKSRADIFAGDVWPRRWSLENFDDLLAKTLYLRWMANSLVVALASTALGLLFCSLGGYAFAKFDFPGKTVMFWVVIASVSIPAFTTVIPLFGWLARLGLLDTYIVLILPFAANAFGIFLMRQYAVAIPNELLDAGRIDGAGEFRLYWSVVLPLLRPALGTVGVLIFIASWNSYIWPLVMMRTDEMLTLPVGVATLKSDQLPEYGMLMAASVLSSVPIIGAFLIMQRQFIAGLTQGAVK from the coding sequence ATGAGCGGTCCGTCTCAGGCCGAGCAGCCGGCGCCCAGCCTCGCCGCCTATCTCGGAACCCTTGTCGTGCTTCTCGTGCTCGCGCTGGCGATGACGCCGGTGCTCTGGGCGGTGCTCTCCGCCTTCAAATCGCGAGCCGACATCTTCGCCGGCGATGTCTGGCCACGCCGCTGGTCGCTCGAGAATTTCGACGATCTCCTGGCGAAGACGCTCTATCTGCGCTGGATGGCGAACAGCCTGGTGGTCGCGCTCGCCAGCACGGCGCTCGGGCTGCTGTTCTGCTCGCTCGGCGGCTACGCCTTCGCCAAGTTCGACTTCCCGGGCAAGACGGTGATGTTCTGGGTCGTGATCGCCTCGGTCTCGATCCCGGCCTTCACCACAGTGATCCCGCTCTTCGGTTGGCTGGCCCGGCTCGGGCTGCTCGACACCTATATCGTGCTGATCCTGCCCTTCGCCGCCAATGCCTTCGGCATCTTCCTGATGCGGCAATATGCGGTGGCGATCCCGAACGAGCTGCTTGATGCCGGCCGCATCGACGGCGCGGGCGAATTCCGCCTGTACTGGAGCGTCGTGCTGCCGCTGCTGCGCCCGGCGCTCGGCACCGTCGGCGTGCTGATCTTCATCGCCTCCTGGAACAGCTACATCTGGCCGTTGGTGATGATGCGGACCGACGAGATGCTGACCCTGCCGGTCGGCGTCGCGACGCTGAAGAGCGACCAGCTGCCCGAATACGGGATGCTGATGGCGGCCTCGGTGCTGTCGAGCGTGCCGATCATCGGCGCCTTCCTGATCATGCAGCGCCAGTTCATCGCCGGCCTGACGCAGGGCGCGGTCAAGTAA
- a CDS encoding carbohydrate ABC transporter permease — MLWPRLRRGLTPYLFLAPFFLTFIAFWLGPIIASLIYSFTDWRGFASPRFIGFANYTKLFADPRFWVALKNTLFYGVVYVTILNLSALALALCLDSLWLRFKNAVKVGFFLPVTISLVVAAVIFEMIFAKGVGLLNIVQKGLGLGEIDWLGDPRFSIWAIIILRVWRALGYYAVIYFAGLQGIPGDVKEAARLDGCSPWQVTRHVTLPLLKPVILFGVIMSTIWALELFDEPWVLTKGGPADSTLTIVIYLYQAGFQYVELGYAAAVSYVLTLMIVAIAIVQKLLSGREVA; from the coding sequence GTGCTCTGGCCGCGGCTGCGTCGCGGGCTGACGCCCTATCTCTTCCTCGCGCCCTTCTTCCTGACCTTCATCGCCTTCTGGCTCGGGCCGATCATCGCTTCGCTGATCTATTCCTTCACCGACTGGCGCGGCTTTGCCTCGCCGCGCTTCATCGGCTTCGCCAATTACACCAAGCTCTTCGCCGATCCGCGCTTCTGGGTGGCGCTCAAGAACACGCTGTTCTACGGCGTCGTCTATGTGACGATCCTGAACCTCTCGGCGCTGGCGCTGGCGCTCTGCCTCGACAGCCTGTGGCTGCGCTTCAAGAACGCGGTCAAGGTCGGCTTCTTCCTGCCGGTGACGATCAGCCTGGTCGTCGCGGCGGTGATCTTCGAGATGATTTTCGCCAAGGGCGTCGGCCTGCTCAACATCGTGCAGAAGGGTCTCGGGCTCGGCGAGATCGATTGGCTCGGCGATCCGCGCTTTTCCATCTGGGCGATCATCATCCTGCGCGTCTGGCGGGCGCTCGGCTATTACGCCGTGATCTATTTCGCCGGCCTGCAGGGCATTCCCGGCGACGTCAAGGAAGCCGCGCGCCTCGACGGCTGCAGCCCGTGGCAGGTGACACGCCATGTGACGCTGCCGCTGCTCAAGCCGGTCATCCTGTTCGGCGTGATCATGTCGACAATCTGGGCGCTCGAGCTCTTCGATGAGCCCTGGGTGCTGACCAAGGGCGGCCCGGCCGACTCAACGCTGACCATCGTGATCTACCTCTACCAGGCCGGCTTCCAATACGTCGAACTCGGCTACGCGGCGGCGGTCTCCTATGTGCTGACGCTGATGATCGTCGCGATTGCGATCGTCCAGAAGCTTCTCTCCGGACGGGAGGTCGCATGA
- a CDS encoding extracellular solute-binding protein: MTLIDRRAVLAGLAAAAAMPAAANAQARTKITYWAWTEHVAAANAVKGEFEKQNPGITVEVVNLNPFDLQDKFLVALAAGAGGPDVALILQRRFDGYLPTGGLLDTTAAMAPLKDSFPTSVYASLGTGGKTFAVPYDQNPAVYFYRADIFEANGIKAPLETWEDVVAAGRILAAKGIFIGHVSSPSGVPGVANLVQYLQSRDAQIFGADGKVIRDNKLARETLQFYFDLARKEKIVFESRNNAPEFFQAIKESKIAGYAVPAWAVFRLQKEAPEHAGKWRVMPWPKWGKDQPATTGAWGGNVLAIPKVSRNKEAALKWAMFIGANELTQVKIWQEGHLVPAFAPALRSPELLKGEDYLSGQSIYEAGLKDRTLNGFNYFDWAKAEVIIGNALDLMFGGKTSPAEAWAEIEKQLTGQLGR, encoded by the coding sequence ATGACGTTGATCGATCGACGCGCCGTTCTGGCAGGACTAGCCGCCGCAGCTGCGATGCCGGCAGCGGCGAATGCGCAGGCGCGCACCAAGATCACCTATTGGGCCTGGACCGAGCATGTCGCCGCCGCCAATGCGGTGAAGGGCGAGTTCGAGAAGCAGAACCCGGGCATCACGGTCGAGGTCGTCAACCTCAATCCCTTCGATCTGCAGGACAAGTTCCTGGTCGCGCTGGCGGCGGGCGCCGGCGGCCCCGACGTCGCGCTGATCCTGCAGCGCCGGTTCGATGGCTATCTGCCGACGGGCGGGCTGCTCGACACCACCGCGGCGATGGCGCCGCTCAAGGATAGTTTCCCCACCAGCGTCTATGCCTCGCTCGGAACCGGCGGCAAGACCTTCGCCGTCCCCTATGACCAGAACCCGGCCGTCTATTTCTATCGGGCGGACATCTTCGAGGCGAACGGCATCAAGGCACCGCTCGAAACCTGGGAGGATGTGGTGGCGGCCGGGCGGATCCTCGCCGCCAAGGGCATCTTCATCGGCCATGTCTCGAGCCCGAGCGGCGTGCCGGGCGTCGCCAACCTGGTGCAGTACCTGCAGTCGCGCGATGCGCAGATCTTCGGCGCCGACGGCAAGGTGATCCGCGACAACAAGCTCGCGCGCGAGACGCTGCAATTCTATTTCGACCTCGCCCGCAAAGAGAAGATCGTCTTCGAGTCGCGCAACAACGCGCCGGAGTTCTTCCAGGCGATCAAGGAGTCGAAGATCGCCGGCTATGCCGTGCCGGCCTGGGCCGTCTTCCGCCTGCAGAAGGAGGCCCCGGAGCACGCTGGCAAATGGCGGGTCATGCCCTGGCCGAAATGGGGCAAGGACCAGCCGGCGACGACCGGGGCCTGGGGCGGCAATGTGCTCGCCATCCCGAAAGTCTCCCGCAACAAGGAGGCCGCGCTGAAATGGGCGATGTTCATCGGCGCCAATGAATTGACCCAGGTGAAGATCTGGCAGGAAGGCCATCTTGTTCCGGCCTTCGCGCCGGCGCTGCGCTCGCCTGAACTGCTCAAGGGCGAGGATTATCTGTCCGGCCAGTCGATCTACGAGGCCGGGCTGAAGGATCGCACACTCAACGGCTTCAACTACTTCGACTGGGCTAAGGCCGAGGTGATCATCGGCAACGCGCTCGATCTGATGTTCGGCGGCAAGACATCGCCGGCCGAGGCCTGGGCCGAGATCGAAAAGCAGCTCACAGGCCAGCTCGGCCGATGA
- a CDS encoding SMP-30/gluconolactonase/LRE family protein, translating to MVLAEGSILPGYCTAAGKAILAFAERALRPAILARLKLVPHTARSLAELPLLDAQLDIAKARRYAVEDEEFAMGQRSVAAPILDHGGRAIGALAVVAPAFRLTTERLHEIGADLLKAAARITGQAAFSQPETRRSAMTTTRARCVVETQAFLGEGPVWNEAEKRLDWVDILAPALHRSDPVGGTDRVVELGELVGAFTHCSTGGLVLAAQSGFALFDPETRLTTPLIDPEADKPNNRFNDGKCDSRGRFWAGTMDMGVAPGAGSLYRLDGDGSVHCLERGIGISNGLGWSPDDRRMYFTDSLARTIFVYDFDAESGTITNRRVFAQTLDHMGVPDGLTVDAQGYVWSAQWDGWQLIRFDPDGRIDQTINLPVPRPTSCTFGGPNRETLYVTSARIRLSAQQLAEAPLSGSVFAIDGCGRGLAEGVYFFEGQ from the coding sequence ATCGTCCTCGCGGAAGGCAGCATCCTGCCCGGCTACTGTACCGCTGCCGGCAAGGCGATCCTCGCCTTCGCCGAGCGGGCATTGCGGCCGGCCATATTGGCCCGACTCAAGCTCGTCCCGCACACGGCGCGCAGCCTGGCCGAACTGCCCTTGCTCGACGCACAGCTCGATATCGCCAAGGCCCGCCGCTACGCCGTCGAGGACGAGGAATTCGCCATGGGGCAGCGCTCAGTCGCCGCGCCGATCCTCGACCATGGCGGGCGCGCCATCGGCGCACTGGCGGTCGTCGCCCCCGCCTTCCGCCTGACGACAGAGCGCCTGCACGAGATTGGCGCCGACCTGCTGAAAGCGGCGGCGCGCATTACGGGCCAGGCCGCCTTCTCACAACCGGAAACGAGACGTTCTGCAATGACGACGACGAGAGCGCGCTGCGTGGTCGAGACCCAGGCCTTCCTCGGCGAGGGGCCGGTCTGGAACGAGGCTGAGAAGCGGCTCGACTGGGTCGATATCCTCGCTCCCGCCCTGCATCGCTCGGATCCGGTAGGCGGGACGGATCGCGTCGTGGAACTCGGGGAGCTCGTCGGCGCCTTCACCCACTGCTCGACCGGCGGACTGGTCCTGGCTGCCCAATCTGGCTTTGCCCTGTTCGATCCCGAGACCCGCCTGACCACGCCGCTGATCGACCCGGAAGCCGACAAGCCGAACAACCGCTTCAATGACGGCAAATGTGACTCGCGTGGGCGCTTCTGGGCCGGCACCATGGATATGGGCGTCGCTCCCGGCGCCGGCAGCCTCTATCGGCTCGATGGCGATGGCTCTGTCCATTGCCTGGAACGCGGCATCGGCATCTCGAACGGGCTCGGCTGGAGCCCGGACGATCGGCGCATGTACTTCACCGACTCGCTGGCCCGGACGATCTTCGTCTACGATTTCGACGCCGAGAGCGGGACGATCACAAACCGCCGCGTCTTCGCCCAGACACTCGACCATATGGGCGTTCCCGACGGCCTGACCGTCGATGCGCAAGGCTATGTCTGGAGCGCGCAATGGGATGGTTGGCAGCTCATCCGCTTCGATCCCGACGGGCGGATCGACCAGACAATCAATCTGCCGGTGCCGCGCCCGACGAGTTGCACCTTTGGCGGGCCCAATCGCGAGACGCTCTACGTGACCTCGGCGCGCATCCGCCTCTCCGCCCAGCAGCTCGCGGAAGCGCCGCTCTCGGGCAGCGTCTTTGCCATTGATGGCTGTGGCCGGGGACTGGCCGAGGGCGTCTATTTCTTCGAAGGACAGTAG
- a CDS encoding MFS transporter, with amino-acid sequence MTTLATSETSPPPATGIGLIIALGITQVAGYGALYYAFAVLAPSMTRSMGWAPEWTYGGFALGLLAGGLAAPFAGRLIDRYGTRRMMSIGSVLASLSLFALSKAEGLVSYYAAMIALEVVSTLVLYDAAFTALTQAHGAGARRAISKLTLIGGFASTLFWPLTTALVAQADWRTIYQVYAVGYLAVALPLHALLLPCGRATFAAKPTQPTETQDSEAYLAGTARRRSFVLLAIAFSLQGFVVSAMSVHMLTLLQGFGFSAALAVALGAMVGPSQVTGRLIEMLFGTNVPPVTTAWVSGALMPLGFMLLAFGGGTAVIAGLFAITYGVSMGLSSIVRGTVPLQLFGPAGYGAMLGKLSAPGLVIRAAAPLGFAVMMERAGLSASTAVLVTLSGAAALALLLLARGGRR; translated from the coding sequence ATGACGACGCTTGCTACCTCCGAAACGAGCCCGCCTCCGGCCACCGGAATCGGACTCATCATCGCTCTGGGCATCACTCAGGTCGCCGGTTACGGCGCGCTTTATTACGCGTTCGCCGTGCTCGCCCCTAGTATGACCAGGAGCATGGGTTGGGCGCCCGAATGGACCTATGGCGGCTTCGCTCTCGGACTGCTCGCCGGAGGCCTCGCTGCGCCGTTTGCAGGGCGCTTGATCGACAGATACGGCACGCGTCGGATGATGAGCATCGGCAGCGTGCTGGCGAGCCTATCCCTCTTTGCCTTGTCCAAGGCCGAGGGCTTGGTCAGTTACTATGCGGCGATGATCGCCCTCGAGGTCGTATCGACGCTGGTTCTGTACGACGCCGCGTTCACGGCTCTCACCCAAGCGCATGGCGCCGGAGCCAGGCGGGCGATCAGCAAGCTGACGCTGATCGGCGGCTTCGCCTCGACATTGTTCTGGCCACTCACAACCGCCCTGGTGGCGCAGGCCGATTGGCGCACGATCTACCAGGTCTACGCGGTCGGCTATCTCGCCGTGGCGCTGCCATTGCACGCTCTTCTATTGCCTTGCGGCCGGGCGACGTTCGCCGCAAAGCCAACTCAGCCGACCGAGACGCAAGATTCCGAAGCCTATCTTGCCGGCACGGCCCGCCGTCGCTCCTTTGTGCTGCTGGCGATCGCGTTCTCGCTGCAGGGCTTCGTCGTCTCGGCCATGTCGGTTCACATGCTGACGCTGCTGCAGGGCTTCGGCTTCAGCGCGGCTCTAGCGGTCGCCCTCGGCGCCATGGTCGGCCCGTCGCAGGTGACCGGACGGCTCATCGAGATGTTGTTCGGCACCAACGTGCCTCCAGTGACCACTGCATGGGTCTCGGGCGCGCTGATGCCGCTCGGATTCATGCTGCTTGCTTTCGGCGGTGGCACTGCCGTTATCGCGGGACTATTCGCGATCACCTACGGCGTCAGCATGGGCCTGAGTTCGATCGTCCGTGGCACCGTTCCGCTCCAGCTCTTCGGTCCGGCCGGCTATGGCGCCATGCTCGGCAAGCTGTCGGCACCAGGCCTCGTCATCCGCGCTGCTGCCCCGCTCGGATTTGCCGTGATGATGGAGCGGGCGGGGCTTTCAGCAAGCACGGCGGTCTTGGTCACGTTGTCTGGCGCGGCGGCGCTTGCGCTGCTGCTGCTCGCGCGGGGCGGGCGGCGGTAG